From Thalassotalea psychrophila:
CGATGTTGCACAGCTTCGTCGTAAAGTCGGTATGGTGTTTCAACGACCGAACCCATTTCCTAAATCAATTTACGAAAATGTAGTTTATGGCTTGCGCTTAATTGGTCAAAAGAATCGTCGGGTTTTAGATGAAGCGTGTGAAAAATCACTTCGAGCTGCCGCATTATGGGATGAAGTAAAAGATAGAATTCATGATAGTGCATTAGGTTTATCTGGTGGTCAGCAACAACGCTTAGTAATTGCAAGAGCTATAGCAATTGAACCTGAAGTACTATTATTAGATGAGCCAACATCGGCACTTGATCCAATTTCTACTTTAGTGATTGAAGAGTTAATCACTGAGCTTAAAGAAAAATACACGGTAGTTATTGTAACCCACAACATGCAACAAGCTGCACGAGTATCAGATCACACTGCATTTATGTATATGGGGGATTTAATAGAGTACAGCGATACTAATACTTTATTTACGACACCTGCAAAGAAAAAAACTGAAGATTATATTACAGGCCGTTACGGTTAATTAAGGAGAAATAAAAATGGAAACTTTTGATACAGGTCGTCATATTTCTGGCCAGTTTAACCAAGAGCTTGATGCCGTACGTAATAATGTAATGAATATGGGCGGCATGGTAGAGCAGCAACTTAAAAATGCATTAACAGCGGTCAGTGAAAACAACGAAGAGCTCGCTCGAAAAGTATTATCTAGTGATTACAAAATAAATTTAATGGAAGTGACCATTGATGAAGAATGTACTCGTATTATTGCCAAACGCCAACCTGCGGCCAGTGATTTACGTCTAGTGATGGCAATAATAAAAACGATTGCTGATTTAGAGCGTATTGCTGATGAAGCTGAAAAAATAGCTAGAGTTGCCTTAGAACAGTTTAGCGCTAAACAACAAGATTTATTATTAAACTTAGACAACCTAGGTCGTTTAGTATTAACCACATTACATGATACTTTGGATGCTTTTACACGCATGGATTTTGATGCAGCATTAAAAGTACACCAAAGTGACAGTCGTATTGACCGTGAATACGAAGCATTAATGCGCCAGCTAATGACGTACATGATGGAAGACCCTCGTTCGATACCATCAATTATGTCGGTAATTTGGTCTGCCCGAGCGTTAGAGCGTATCGGTGATAGGTGCCAAAATGTTTGTGAATACATTATTTATTTTGTTAAAGGCAAGGTTATACGCCATATATCTGAAGAGGATGTACCTGGAATTTTTTAATTATTTAAGTAAATTTGAATAGTTTAAAACAACTTTTAAATTATTCGTTTTGTAATAAGTGAGCTAAACTTGTTGCAAAGTTAAGCCGTTTTAAAACAAGTTGTGTTTTTTTTATACATATTGGGTTATGTTAGAAAAAATAGCATGTTTTTCATAAGTTAAACTTTTAAATTATCTGGCAAATAGGGTATATTTGCCAAGATTTTAACAAGCAACACTATATATAGTTGCAGGATAAAAAATATGAGTGGAAATACAATCCTTGGCGTTTTTGCAAAATCG
This genomic window contains:
- the pstB gene encoding phosphate ABC transporter ATP-binding protein PstB; its protein translation is MINVTPEVLMQNQQTVDVNNLPAEQVALEIKGLNLHYGDKQALNNISMKIPKGKVTAFIGPSGCGKSTLLRCINRMNDLVDICKIEGEIDLHGENIYGKHVDVAQLRRKVGMVFQRPNPFPKSIYENVVYGLRLIGQKNRRVLDEACEKSLRAAALWDEVKDRIHDSALGLSGGQQQRLVIARAIAIEPEVLLLDEPTSALDPISTLVIEELITELKEKYTVVIVTHNMQQAARVSDHTAFMYMGDLIEYSDTNTLFTTPAKKKTEDYITGRYG
- the phoU gene encoding phosphate signaling complex protein PhoU, translated to METFDTGRHISGQFNQELDAVRNNVMNMGGMVEQQLKNALTAVSENNEELARKVLSSDYKINLMEVTIDEECTRIIAKRQPAASDLRLVMAIIKTIADLERIADEAEKIARVALEQFSAKQQDLLLNLDNLGRLVLTTLHDTLDAFTRMDFDAALKVHQSDSRIDREYEALMRQLMTYMMEDPRSIPSIMSVIWSARALERIGDRCQNVCEYIIYFVKGKVIRHISEEDVPGIF